The Meiothermus sp. genome segment AAGTAAGCTGGCCTGAGGTTCAAGTACCTACAACCAAAAGATTCCGAAAGGGCCTGCAACAATAGGTACTCTGCTGTTGGGCTATGATCTATCAGCTATGTGGCATCAACGCTCTAGGGTTTGAACACCACTTTGATGCCCCGCCGGGTTGCTGCGGCCTTGATGGCCTCGGGCCAGGCTTCCAGGCCGAACCGGTGGGTCACCATGGCCTCGATGCCGTTTAGCTCGGGCAGCAGCTTGACGGTCTGGGCAAAGTCGTCCCAGCTATAGGCATAGCTGCCCAGAAGCCCGATCTCGCGGAACCAGTAGGGCGAAAAATCGTGGAGGGCCGTGGCCGGGGCGCCCAGCAGCAAGACCCGCCCCCCTTCGCGCACCGCCCAACTGGCCTGCTGCAAACCTCCGGGAGAACCGGAAGCCTCCACCACCCCCTCGAAGCCACCCCGCCAGGAGATCGCCCCCAGGATGCCCCGGTAGCGCCGGGCTCCCACGGCTTGCTGGGCGGCTTGGGTGGAGGGGAATATCTGGTTGGCGCCCAACAGTTGGGCCAGTTCGGCCTGGCGGGGGTGGCGGGCTACGGCATACAGAGGCCCCTCAAAGCCCAGCACCCGCAGCATTTTGACGGTCAAGAGCCCAATGGTTCCCGCCCCGATGACCAGCATCTGCTCAGGCCAGTTCATGCTGTCGGCAGATGGGTACGAACCTTCCGGGCTTGGCCGGAGATCCGTCGGTGGCCTGCCCTTCCCCCAGGCTTGCCGCAGCCCATGCAAGACCACTGCCGCCGGTTCGGTCAGCACGGCACGTTCGTCGGGCACCTGCTCGTTTATGGGAAAAATGCGCTCGCGGTGGGCCACCATGCGCTGGGCCCAGCCACCGCCCAGGCTATTGCAAAAACCAATCATGCCGGGCCCCAGGTTGCCTTCGGCCACGTTAAAGCACAGGTGATCGTCGCCCCTGGCGCAGGCCGGGCAGTCCGGTAGGCCGCGCTCGAGGCAGGCCAGTACTGGATTGACCACCACCCGTACCCCCCCCAGTTCAGCCAGAATTTCGTGCCCCAGCACCGCCGGAAAGGAGAACATCCCCGAGAGGGTGGGGGCTTGTTTGCCATAGAGCAGGGCCAGGTCACTCCCGCAGATGCCCGCAAGCCGCACCTTCAAACGCTCGAAGCCCGGAGGACGTTCGGGCTCGGGCAGGGTGGTTAGTTGAAGGGACAACGCCCTGGTGGGATAGCGCTTGCCCAGCAACTTAGCAGCCACGTAACGCGGTATGGAAGGGGTAAAAAGCAAACCGCGCATGAGTACCTGGGCACCTGCACTCTGGCGGGTCAGGCTTTGGGCGGGGGCCGTTAACGTGGTTTGCATTTCCCCCTATTCTGCCCCTAAATGTGGCCTGGGAAAAGATCACCGCAGCACCGTTTGCAGGTTCTGCATCACCCTCCGGGTAGCGGGCGATTTGTTGAGGGTATAAAGGTGAATGCCCGGAACCCCCGCTGCCAGCAGTTCCTGGGCCTGGCGGGTGGTATGTTCGACCCCAATTTCCAGCACTTCCTCGGGGGACTGGGCTTTCTCCAACCTGGAGAGCAACGGCCCCGGGATGCTGGCCCCACACATGTCCATAAAGCGGCGAATCTGGGCCAGATCGGTGATGGGCATCAGGCCGGGTATGATCGGAACGGTAATCCCCATGCGGCGGGCCCGCTCGACAAAGCCAAAGTACAGCGCATTGTTGAAAAAGAGTTGGGTGACCACAAAGTCGAGTCCGGCCTCCACTTTGCGCTTGAGGTTTTGCAGGTCGGCCTCGAGGCTTACCGCCTCCGGATGCCCCTCGGGGTAACCCCCGCCGGCCACCGCGAAGGTGTCGCCAAACTCGGCCCGGATGAGCGCAATTAACTCTGAGGCATAGCGAAACCCCCCGGCCACCGGCTGGAACACCCGCACTCCCTTGGGGGGATCGCCCCGCAAAGCCATGATGTTCTGCACCCCCACCCGGGCATACGCATGCAACACCTCCAGCAGTTCTTGGCGGGTACTGCCCACGCAGGTCAGGTGGGCCATGGCCACCAGGCCCACCTCGTTCTGGATACGGGCCGCCCATTCGGCGGTTTTGCTGCGCTCGCTGCCCCCGGCCCCGTAGGTGATGGAGACAAAGCCGGGCTCGAGAGGCTTTAGCTCGTGCAGGGCACGAAACAGTGCAACCTCGCCCTGGGGGGTTTTGGGTGGAAAAAACTCAAAGGAAAAGACAGGCCGGGCACTTTGTAAAAGGGTGCTAATCTTCATGGGCCACCCCCTCCACCGCCCGCAGACCTTCTTCAAGCATCTGCTGAATGTCCTGGGGACTCTCGAGCCCCACCGAAAGACGGATCATCTCCGGCCCTACCCCGGCAGCCCGGCGGGCCGGTTCGGGAATGCGGGCGTGGGTGGTGCTCCAGGGATGCACGGCCAGGGTGCGGACATCACCCACGTTGGGGGCCTGGAGGATTCTCAACTGGGCCAAAAAGCGGCTGGCCCCCTCAAGCCCACCCCGAATCCCAAAGGTCAGGATGCTGCCAAAAACCCCGCGCAGATACCGGGTAGCCCGAGCATGGGCTGGGTCTGGGGCCAGGCCCGGGTAGCGCACCCAGGCCACCTGCGGCTGGGACTGGAGCCAGCCCGCCAGGGCCAGAGCGGTCTGGCTGGCGCGCTCAACCCGCAACTCCAGGGTCTCCAGGCCCTGAAACAACAGGTAAGCATTGAAGGGCGAGAGTACCATACCGCCCAGCGACAACCCCAGTTGGCGCACCCGCTCCAAGAAACATCGCGCCCCATGCTGTTCCCAGGGGATTCTGCCCTGGGCATCGGGGCTGGTGAACTGGGTATAGCGCTGCCAGAGCGGGGTTTCCCGCGACAGCACCGCTCCTCCCAGAATGGAGCCATGCCCGCTGGCCCACTTGGTCAGGCTATGCACCACCACATGCGCCCCGTGCTCGAGCGGGCGGGCCAGCGCCCCCACCGCGCCAAAGGTATTGTCCACCACCAGGGCCACTTGCCGTTTATCGCAGAGCCGGGCCAGCCCCTCCAGGTCTGGGAGCCTGAGCGAGGGGTTCCCCAGCACTTCTACAAACACGGCGCTGGTTTTCTCACTCAGGGCGCTTTCTACCGCTGCCGCCTCGGGCTCCACAAAATGAACCCGAACCCCCATCAGGCCCAGCACCTGGTTCAAAAGACCCACCGTCCCCCCAAACAAACCAGGACTGGCCACGATTTCATCACCCGAACGCACCAGGGCCAGCAAGGCAGCAAAGCTGGCTGCCTGGCCCGAAGCCAGGCACACCGCACCTAAGGCTGCCTCCAGGGCTGTTAAGCGGGCCTCGAGGGCCGCTACTGTAGGGTTTTGGATACGGGTGTAGGTGTAGCCCTGGTTGGTAGCAAACTTGTGAGCGCCGTCCTCCAGGTCTGCGAAGCCATAAGCAGCCGTGGCGTATATCGGCACGCCCACCGCGTTGTAGGGGTCTTGTTCGGGAAGCCCACTCAAAACAGCCAGACTGGAAAAGTCCACATACCCTCCTTCAGTTCTGCTCGAAGAAGGGCCTTTGTCCCTTCTTCCATCTTTCCCCTGAA includes the following:
- a CDS encoding zinc-binding dehydrogenase, which codes for MRGLLFTPSIPRYVAAKLLGKRYPTRALSLQLTTLPEPERPPGFERLKVRLAGICGSDLALLYGKQAPTLSGMFSFPAVLGHEILAELGGVRVVVNPVLACLERGLPDCPACARGDDHLCFNVAEGNLGPGMIGFCNSLGGGWAQRMVAHRERIFPINEQVPDERAVLTEPAAVVLHGLRQAWGKGRPPTDLRPSPEGSYPSADSMNWPEQMLVIGAGTIGLLTVKMLRVLGFEGPLYAVARHPRQAELAQLLGANQIFPSTQAAQQAVGARRYRGILGAISWRGGFEGVVEASGSPGGLQQASWAVREGGRVLLLGAPATALHDFSPYWFREIGLLGSYAYSWDDFAQTVKLLPELNGIEAMVTHRFGLEAWPEAIKAAATRRGIKVVFKP
- the metF gene encoding methylenetetrahydrofolate reductase [NAD(P)H], whose amino-acid sequence is MKISTLLQSARPVFSFEFFPPKTPQGEVALFRALHELKPLEPGFVSITYGAGGSERSKTAEWAARIQNEVGLVAMAHLTCVGSTRQELLEVLHAYARVGVQNIMALRGDPPKGVRVFQPVAGGFRYASELIALIRAEFGDTFAVAGGGYPEGHPEAVSLEADLQNLKRKVEAGLDFVVTQLFFNNALYFGFVERARRMGITVPIIPGLMPITDLAQIRRFMDMCGASIPGPLLSRLEKAQSPEEVLEIGVEHTTRQAQELLAAGVPGIHLYTLNKSPATRRVMQNLQTVLR
- a CDS encoding O-acetylhomoserine aminocarboxypropyltransferase/cysteine synthase family protein, producing the protein MDFSSLAVLSGLPEQDPYNAVGVPIYATAAYGFADLEDGAHKFATNQGYTYTRIQNPTVAALEARLTALEAALGAVCLASGQAASFAALLALVRSGDEIVASPGLFGGTVGLLNQVLGLMGVRVHFVEPEAAAVESALSEKTSAVFVEVLGNPSLRLPDLEGLARLCDKRQVALVVDNTFGAVGALARPLEHGAHVVVHSLTKWASGHGSILGGAVLSRETPLWQRYTQFTSPDAQGRIPWEQHGARCFLERVRQLGLSLGGMVLSPFNAYLLFQGLETLELRVERASQTALALAGWLQSQPQVAWVRYPGLAPDPAHARATRYLRGVFGSILTFGIRGGLEGASRFLAQLRILQAPNVGDVRTLAVHPWSTTHARIPEPARRAAGVGPEMIRLSVGLESPQDIQQMLEEGLRAVEGVAHED